A single genomic interval of Lucilia cuprina isolate Lc7/37 chromosome 2, ASM2204524v1, whole genome shotgun sequence harbors:
- the LOC111685401 gene encoding septin-2-like, producing the protein MCVGETGLGKSTLMDTLFNTSFESTASPHTLPNVKLKAHTYELQESNVGLKLTICDTVGYGDQINKHDSFKSVVDYIDVQFESYLQEELKIKRSLVDFHDSRIHACLYFICPTGHGLKSLDLVCMKQLDSKVNIIPIIAKADTISKAELQRFKENIMDELKRNGVQIYQFPTDDETVAETNNAMNAYTPFAVVGSTEFVRIGNKQVRARQYPWGTVQVENETHCDFVKLREMLIRTNMEDLREQTHTKHYELYRQKRLQEMGFCDVDTDNKPVSFQQTFEVKRSNHLSELLAKEEEVRQMFVQRVKEKEAELKESERELHSRFDKLKKEHAEEKRKLEETRQKLEEEYLEFNTHKNHYVASHNTMTLGKRSKK; encoded by the coding sequence ATGTGTGTGGGTGAAACCGGTTTGGGTAAATCTACTCTGATGGATACACTCTTCAATACTAGCTTCGAATCGACAGCCAGCCCTCATACCTTGCCTAATGTGAAGCTTAAGGCTCATACTTATGAGTTGCAGGAAAGTAATGTTGGTCTAAAGCTAACCATTTGTGATACCGTAGGCTATGGTGATCAAATTAATAAACATGATTCCTTTAAATCGGTCGTGGATTATATAGATGTGCAGTTTGAATCGTATTTACAAGAGGAATTAAAGATAAAACGTTCCTTAGTGGATTTCCATGATAGTCGCATACATGCTTGTCTCTATTTCATTTGTCCCACGGGACATGGCCTCAAGTCATTGGATTTGGTTTGTATGAAACAGTTGGATAGTAAGGTCAATATAATACCCATAATAGCTAAAGCCGATACTATATCCAAAGCTGAGTTGCAAAGATTTAAAGAGAACATAATGGATGAACTGAAACGCAATGGTGTACAAATCTATCAATTCCCCACAGATGATGAAACTGTGGCCGAGACCAATAATGCCATGAATGCTTATACACCTTTTGCGGTGGTGGGTAGTACTGAATTCGTTAGAATCGGCAATAAACAAGTCAGGGCTCGCCAATATCCCTGGGGAACAGTGCAAGTGGAAAATGAAACTCACTGTGACTTTGTCAAGCTAAGAGAGATGTTAATACGCACTAATATGGAAGATTTGCGTGAACAAACTCATACGAAACACTATGAGCTGTACAGACAAAAACGTTTACAGGAAATGGGCTTTTGTGATGTGGATACCGATAATAAACCCGTATCGTTTCAACAAACTTTTGAGGTTAAGCGTTCCAATCATCTTAGTGAGCTGTTAGCTAAAGAAGAAGAAGTACGTCAAATGTTTGTTCAACGTGTTAAGGAGAAAGAAGCTGAGCTAAAAGAAAGCGAAAGAGAATTACATTCACGTTTTGATAAACTCAAGAAAGAACATGCCGAAGAGAAACGCAAACTGGAGGAGACTAGACAGAAACTGGAGGAAGAATATTTGGAATTTAATACACATAAAAATCATTATGTGGCCTCACACAATACCATGACATTGGGGAAAAGGAGTAAAAAATGA